Within Pseudomonas sp. LBUM920, the genomic segment GATGGCTTTCGGGATGTGCGGTGGGGCCGGTCAATCACTTCACGTTGGAGGTGGATTTGCCTGCGGAGTTTCGGTTTACAGGGGCGGCTAACTACGGTCCTGCAAGGGACCAGTTGTGCACCTTGCCGCGACGTCGAGGCAAGAGGCCAGAGCGGAAGATCTTTATTGCTGATTACAAACCGGTGGCCGAACGAGTGAGCTATGACCTGCCGCTGACTGAAACCATCGAGGGATGCCCATCGGTGTTGAAGAGCGTGGAGTTCGACATTTATGCGAAATGGGGCGAGCGCGACGCAGATGTCGGTGGAGATTCAGCCGCTATCTATTTCGCAGATCCTGTCGAATCTGAGCGCGTAGCAGGGATGCCCGGCTCAGGTGTGCAGGAGCTGGCCGGTCAATGCAGGTGGTTTTTTCGCACGGTGGGGCCCTTGCATGCAATCAGAAAAATTCTGGAGTGCAGAGCGTTGGACGCAGGAGGGCAGCGGCAGAAAGTTCGAGCGGGCGGTGTCGTGCAACGAGAGCTGTTACCTGGAAAAAAAGTCAGGCTGGAACTGGCGCTTTCAGATCAGGAAGAACCGGCTTTTGACCGGCGGTGGATAGCTGTACCGGGAGGGTGGAAACGCTGCAGGGGTAAAAGCTTTGAGGATCAGCAGGGAGCTTGCGAGCCCGATAACAAGGACTTCAAACCTATAAAGATGCCGGATGGACGCACTTGTGATGTCTATCCCACCTGTAATTGACAAGGAGTCGAGTCATGAATCAAGAAGCGCGCAAGCAAGCTTTTTTCAGCAGCAACATGCCTGCATGTGCATTGAAAGGACATTGGGCAAGCTTTTGTCTGGTTGATGAAACGGGCAGTGGGAAGGCCTACGGCGGGCTTGCTTACACTGTCTATGACAGTACGGGCCACTCGTACAATGGCAGGCTGACTGGGGAGGGGTTTGCCAAGCTACAAGGGTTTTACTGCGGTCCCGTCGTGCTTATTCTGGAGGGGTTGTACGCTGGGAATGAGCAGCCGTATTTTGAATTGAGTACGCGCAAGACTTACAAATTGCCCATCACCGAACTCCAGGCACGGGCCGAACAAACCCGCTTTTGCACTGCTGATGGCCAGCGTATCGAGGGAAATCCTGCACAGCGCAAAGCGGACCGGTTTTATCAGGTAGAAGTGCGCGACCTGGTCCGGCATGTTGCTCACTTACCGCCGTTGGCGCCCCGCACTTACCCACCTCAACGCCATGCGTTAAAAATGATGGCTGAGTTGGGCTTCGGTCCGCCTCAGCCGACTTTGTCTGGTGTGGTGTTGTTCCCCAACCTGCATACCGTGCTGGAAGTACGACCTTTACGAGCCCTGCGCCCGATGCTATCCACAGAGGATCGTTTCTGCGCCTTGAACCTCTACCAATTGGCGCTGATGGCTACCTTGAGTTACTGCGATTTTGGCCAGCAGCCTCCAACGAATCCGGTGGATAAAGTCAGCTTTCCTCTGGATCCCGGCATAGGGAATCTGTTCGTCGAAAAGCTTTCGGCCTATCAAGAAGCCTGGAATGTTGATCGCGAGCAGGTGCAGCGCTTTTACCCGCTCTATGAGGAAGTCCCATACTCCCAGCGTTTTGAGATCGTGCCCTTCGACCCTGACGTGTACCCACAGAACCGCTCTGAGCTTGGCGCAAAACAGGAGCATCCTGCTCTGGTGCATTTTTTCAACGATGAGCAGTTCGGAACGGACACTCAGGCGTTCATCACTCATCACGCTGAAGTCATCCTGATCGCTGTTCGAGGCACCGCCAGCGGCGCCGATGCACTGCGAGACGCCGACGCCCACCAAGTGCCGTTTTCTGACGGCGTGGGCAAAGCCCATAAGGGCTTCTATCAGGCGTATCTAGCGATGCGCGATTTTATTCTGCGATACCTCGAGCAGTTTCACAGCGGCCAGCGCATTGTAATCTGCGGCCACAGCCTCGGCGGCGCCATCGCCTTGCTCCTGGCAGAAGGATTGCGACGAATCCCCGACACTCAGTACAACATTCTCCTCTACACCTACGGCGCACCCCGCGCCGCCGACGCCGAGTTCACCGAAGGCGCCTCAGCGCTGGTCCACCATCGCATCGTCAACCACAACGACCCGGTGCCCAGCGTTCCGGCCACGTGGATGAACACCACCGCAAAACTCTGGGTTCCGGGTGTAGTGGCGTTGTTCAGCGCACCCGGTCCGGGTGGGCTTCTGTTTGCCGCCGGCCTGGTGCGTGTGGGTGGCAGTCCCTACCAGCATCACGGCGAACAGCAGCACTTCATGCCGATCAAACTGGCCGATGGCACGCATTCCTCGGTGTTATGGACGCCCGGTTGTGAGTCTATTCTGCAGGCCGGTTGTAACCGTGCCTTGCAACTTCAAGGTGACATGCCCAACCGCGCCAACGTGCTGAAACAACTGTTTCAGGCCAGCCAGCACTTCATGACGGCCAGTTACATTCCGGCGGCCTGGGCCACGTTGCGTCGCTGGCAACAAACCGTTGATAGCCAAGGGCCTCTGGTCACGCAGAGAGAATTTGAGCTGCTGGGCCGTGCCCTTGAGAGCATGACTGCGCAGTTGCGCGACAAGAACCGCGAGCTGGACCGTCGCCGCCCCTCAAACCAGCGTGGCTATGGGCACGAACATAGCCAGGCGTTGAACGCAGAAATTGACCGGTTGCGCACCAGTCGCCAACGCTTGGAGTCCCTGCGCTGGCGGCGCCTGGACGCCCGCGACGTGTATGGCAGTCACGCCGATCGCGCGCACCTGCAACCCAGCCTGAAGCGTTGGTTCAGCCACCGTGAAAACCGTGAGTTGGCGCAAGTTGCCAGTATTCCTGCGCCGATTCATGACGGTTCAGGCAAGGTGCATCCGCTCGACCTCGACTCCATTGTGTAGACAGGCCGGTTACAAAAACTC encodes:
- a CDS encoding lipase family protein, which encodes MNQEARKQAFFSSNMPACALKGHWASFCLVDETGSGKAYGGLAYTVYDSTGHSYNGRLTGEGFAKLQGFYCGPVVLILEGLYAGNEQPYFELSTRKTYKLPITELQARAEQTRFCTADGQRIEGNPAQRKADRFYQVEVRDLVRHVAHLPPLAPRTYPPQRHALKMMAELGFGPPQPTLSGVVLFPNLHTVLEVRPLRALRPMLSTEDRFCALNLYQLALMATLSYCDFGQQPPTNPVDKVSFPLDPGIGNLFVEKLSAYQEAWNVDREQVQRFYPLYEEVPYSQRFEIVPFDPDVYPQNRSELGAKQEHPALVHFFNDEQFGTDTQAFITHHAEVILIAVRGTASGADALRDADAHQVPFSDGVGKAHKGFYQAYLAMRDFILRYLEQFHSGQRIVICGHSLGGAIALLLAEGLRRIPDTQYNILLYTYGAPRAADAEFTEGASALVHHRIVNHNDPVPSVPATWMNTTAKLWVPGVVALFSAPGPGGLLFAAGLVRVGGSPYQHHGEQQHFMPIKLADGTHSSVLWTPGCESILQAGCNRALQLQGDMPNRANVLKQLFQASQHFMTASYIPAAWATLRRWQQTVDSQGPLVTQREFELLGRALESMTAQLRDKNRELDRRRPSNQRGYGHEHSQALNAEIDRLRTSRQRLESLRWRRLDARDVYGSHADRAHLQPSLKRWFSHRENRELAQVASIPAPIHDGSGKVHPLDLDSIV